ACAACCCATGTCTTACAAAGACTGTCCACACTATCAGCGAATGCAGTCACCACCTACAGGATACACAGGTGTCAAAGTGTTGCTCCAAGTCAAATGGACAGGAGTATGCGCTTGGATTCTGACACATTATACGCTGACAACTCTGTGTTGACAATTCACACTTAATCATGTAGTCATCACTTAATTCAAATGAATTCCAAGTTATCAGATCTAAACAGGAAATACAGCATACATTCTGTGGTTGTTTAATTTCCGCTTTGACTAGTTCCAAGGTGAAATTAAACTTACTTAAGAGGGAAAACTAGTTTATTtctcttaccccattggcataaAGCATAAAGTTGACTAAATTtggtcagatttctctgaaaacaatccTTAATATCTAATGCCattagagcaaaaaaaaaaaaaaaatgccctcgtTATGAATTCTTGCGTTTTATTTGTGAAAGCTGATAAAGTTCACATTTTCAATTATAGTCCTATTTATGACATAAATATGAGTTGATTTAATTATAAGGGTGAGAggttttaaattttacatttgatcatttgtattaatgaattaattatattaattacatATTTGACAAACAGATTAGACTTTTTTTGCCCTCATAAAAGGTAAAAACAAATGCCCCAggaaatcaaatccaggggcCAAATATTGTCccttaatgtaaaaattaatttctgaCACGGTTCTAAACCCTAacgactttcttttttccgtccgtggaacacaaatgcaggtgttaggcagaatgtaagggactgacagacatagtcaccattcactttcactgcatgaaTTAAGCAGGGATGGAAAGACTACTGAAAAAtagtactcaagtaaaagtactgttaattcttaaaaaaatgtagtttgagtagagtaaaagtacctgtcctaaaaactactcaagtaagagtaaaagagtagctcatttaaaagtactcatgagtagagagtactgagttgcgaaaaatatgcccctttataataaaaactctatgctacaatttaaaaatgtagcacacgtaccataatttacattcccttttatggctgtttgccagaaagaataaaaaatataggtattttataggtgtctgtgattgacaacttttcaaatacactatattgccaaaagtattcgctcatctgcctttagacgcatatgaacttaagtgacatcccattcttaatccatagggtttaatatgacgtcggcccaccctttgcagctataacagcttcaactcttctgggaaggctttccacaaggtttaggagtgtgtttatgggactttttgaccattcttccagaagcgcatttgtgacgtcagacactgatgttggacgagaaggcctggctcgcagtcttcgctctaattcatcccaaaggtgctctatcgggttgaggtcaggactctgtgcaggccagtcaagttcttccacaccaaactcgctcatccatgtctttatggaccttgctttgtgcactggtgcgcagtcatgttggaacaggaaggggccatccccaaactgttcccacaaagttgggagcatggaattgtccaaaatctcttggtatgctgaagcattcagagttcctttcactggaactaaggggccaagcccagctcctgaaaaacaaccccacaccataatcccccctccaccaaacttcacagttggcacaatgcagtcagacaagtaccgttctcctggcaaccgccaaacccagactcgtccatcagattgccagatggagaagcatgattcgtcactccagagaacgcgtctccactgctctagagtccagtggcggcgtgctttacaccactgcatccgacgctttgcactgcacttggtgatgtatggcttggatgcagctgctcggccatggaaacccattccatgaagctctctacgcactgttcttgagctaatctgaaggccacatgaactttggaggtctgtagcgattgactctgcagaaagttggcgacctctgcgcactatgcgcctcagcatctgctgaccctgctctgtcattttacgtggcctaccacttcatggctgagttgctgtcattcccaatcgcttccactttgttataataccactgacagttgactgtggaatatttagtagcgaggaaatttcacgactggacttgttgcacaggtggcatcctatcacagtaccacgctggaattcactgagctcctgagaatggcccattctttcacaaatgtttgtagaagcagtctgcatgcctaggtgcttcattttatacacctgtggccatggaagtgattggaacacctgaattcaattatttggatgggtgagcgaatacttttggcaatatagtgtacatcacttatctatgatactgtaaacactacatgaatctgatttaaaaaataaataaaagggcgtCATGAttgcagaaatgaaaagatgaaaaagttattttcaatatcataatgtatgaaacaattacattaaaatcagtttatgtgtagggtctaaatttcccttaatgccaaTTGAGAGAGTTATtcttggtacaggggccacatcgggctttaaagtaataattcacacaaaaatgaaaattctctcatcatttactcacccttatgccatcccggatgtgtatgactttctttctcagcagaacacaaattaagatttttagaagaatatttcagctcttttggtccatacaatgcaagtgaatgggtgccaaaattttgaagctccaaaaaaaaaatcacataaatcagcataaaagtagcctaatccatatgactccagtggttaaatccactttaactttcactttcttcttcttttgtttttggtgattcacattcttcatataTATTGCCAtctattgggcagggagaagaatttctagcaaaaatggacttaaatattgatctgtttctcacccacacctatcatataacttctgaagtcatggatttaaccactggagtcatatggattatttttgtgctgcctttatgtgctttttggagcgtcaaaattttggcatccattcatttgtattatatggacctacagagctgaaatattcttctaaaaatcttaatttgtgatctgctgaagaaagaaaatcatatcctcatgccatcccagatgtgtgagtaaatgataaagagaattttcatttttgagtaaactatttctttaagtagcacatggggggccacactGTATTCCTtctgagatacaatgttccacattgatttagttcttgtgtCTTCTAAGCCcagcaatagttgtgttctcattctaatgcatgcacaattttctgaagtttgtgactggtggaatgttcagcctgaagtattgctctacaaaggttgatacttttctatcaagcattagaaaaaacttgataaaggctaagcataattataaattattttatcatttctactttcctggtaatttattatacaaattaacacactctctacatcaggggtctgaattatattattaaaaattattattattaaaaatgtcactgttttattctatgacattaatacttttaaatctactcaagttattcagccaaaagtagtgagtggttttctcatttccttgttattgttgtttgattattagCCTTTTTATGACATAGCCTAATAGACAGTGCTCATTtcagttacatgtacacttcaagtccattttgatgcaaatacgctttttgtcccactgtttacatcCACTTTAGACCtgcatttacattaatgcctcaccaagatgggcattggcagaattatgaagtgtatttgaccatttggGCACGTTAGTGCTCTCGGAGCACATGCGCATGTAAGCGCACAAACATaagctgcctgtcaatcaaacagcacgcagctacagacgtcaggaaataaaaagtcaatcttttatattttatctagatcaaccaaccagtggttgtcttgctatcacgatcgatgtaatgaacacccctggtctagatgtagaacataggccaagaatagaaaattactcaaaagtttatcatcgatatcaaggacatctctctttttttttttttcagataaacatcaagattgttttgtTGCCCAGCCCAgccctattttatttatttatttattttattttctccccaatctggaatgcccaattcccaatgcgctctaagtcctcgtggtggcgtagtgattcgcctcaatccgggtgacggaggacgaatctcagttgcctctgtatctgagaccatcaatccgcgcatcttatcacgtggcttgttgagcatgttaccgtggagacatagcgcatgtggaggcttcatgctattctccgcggcattcacgcacaactcaccatgtgccccaccgagagtgagaaccacattatagcgaccatgaagaggttaccccatgtgaccctaccctccctagtaaccggaacaatttggttgcttaggagacctggctggagtcactcagcatgctctggattcaaacttgtgactccaggtgtggcagtcagcgtctttactcgctgagctacccaggcccccatcgcccagccctattgataacattcccttaatctctcacatcaacccaataatctcagtgatagatagctaaattacaggccacattatagacacagaatctagtaagcagaaatatgaaatgtttgatatgatatgtttcttaaaattagaggcaggattaatgctgatatctggcttgagcaagatAAACTTGCATGATACAATCAAGCAaatggcctttttcactgcgaaaagccctttcaggtgtggccatgatgtttacatttacatttatgcatttggcagacgcttttatccgaagcgacttacagtgcacttattacagggacaatccccctggagcaacctggagttaagtgccttgctcaaggacacaatggtgatggttttggggattgaaccaacaaccttctgattaccagttttgtgctttagcccactacatcACCACCACTccatgttcaggtgttgaaatgtgtttgagccatcctccacatccataacagttggcgcccgatctacagctgccattcaagttttttacgtGTGATCTGATTTGACGGAAGTCacaagactctccctagccaatcacgtTGATAGAGTAAAATTAAATctggacagggaagtagcgagcacagataaaatagcacattaaaagtacagttacagcacttaaaatgtactcaagtaaaagtatacaattaTGAACTacttaaaaaatacaattcctgggggaaactacttaattacagtaacgtgagtatttgtaattcgttactttacacccctggaattaagagcagcatcaacattcttctaaatttctccacttgggtTTTATGAAGGAATGAAAgtcataatgacagaattttatttgtggatgaactaatcctttagAGACATTTCTTTTGAAGATATCTGTAGATCTACAATTAGGACTTACCTGATTAGCAGCAGCTTTCTGAACGTTCTTGATCAGTGGCTGGATCACTTTCTCGTCATAATCGTCACCCAGCTCTCTGAGTTTAGAAGCTATTGTAACTGGGTCAAACACGTTTTCTGGAGAACAAATTATTTGGTTATTAATAGTGTTAACACTGAGTCTTTGTAACCACGGATGTAATAATTCAAGAATCAACTACTGAAAATCCTATTGTGGACGACCACTTTTCTGAATATTGAGGGGTATGAGGGCACGGTGCTGCGTTAATGTCCAATGAAGAAATATTATAGGCTATATCTCATATATATCCTTGGGACCCAAGACAAGACAAGTTGGGATATCTCCCCGTAAAGGAAAttctaaaacaaattaataaatcttGAAAACACAATGACAAATCAATGTTGATCAGAGGAAGTTCTCTCTTACTTTCCCAATAGAAGATGTCACTTACCGTCTTCAGGACCATCATGTTCTATCATATCGAAATCCCGTTCATTTTGTAGGAGGCAGTATATAACTGCATATGTTTGTTGCTGTATGTCAGCAGGGGCCATTGCGCTTAACAGCAGAGCTATTGGTAAACAGGTGAACACCGGGATATGCTGTGTCACCGTCACGTAAACGCCGAGGCCACGCCTTTAACGGGCGGTAGGCTATAATACAAATGTGTTTATGAATAGAACAGCCCAAAAaacacctgtctgtctgtctcggtTACTCTTCAAGCTTTCTATAAAGCAAAATAACAGCAACGTTCTATTAAACATACAGCGACTGATGCTTTTAGTTCTACGCTTTCATTTCATCACAGACGTCCACTGCGGAAATACGTAGTGACGTCATACTGCTGAGTTCTATTTAAATGATCAGAAGAGGGCGTTAGTGCACcagaaaatattattattactatcttACACTAACAGAGGCAACCACACCCATGTATCTAAAATAAAGACAAGAAAAATTGAGGAGCAGATGTGGTTTTAGGATAGGATTCCATATACAGTTTTATCATGGCTGCGTTGATGTGATGTAACTAgttatgaaaaaaatgtaaaacaaaaaaattgaaagATCTGTGTAATGAACGTTATACAAATCGATGAATTAAATTCAAAAGTATGATCAAGTCTTGCTCAATATCAATGTTGCAATGGCACATTATTACTATGtggatatacagtacagtatatatgtaaataCATGTATATGAAAAGATGGTAGGTAGATTTGTAGTAgtctgtgaatttatgaaggaaatgtaaaaaataaataaaaatacaaatatattttcctTACCTGATGTCCACTGAATACAGCATGGTTAGAAAATGCCATGTTGTGTTACAAATCTAATATATATAGAAGTTATTCTGTACATTAGCATTGTCAATTGAATGCTCTCACCTCTGATTTTAAATCTGATTTTTGTTTCAAAATTTGAGGCCATTAATGCTAAAGATGTCTTGTATTGGATTTGCATACTGAATGACTTCAGTGCACTGCAACATTGCATTTTGCTGATCATTTCAGTAATtatctatttaattattttcctgCATGTTTTTCCCCCTCAAACTTTTAATTAAGTCAACAGTCTCTCCTTTTAATTAAAATGACTACCCAAACAGAAGGAACCTTGAAAATATTATTCACTCATTATTGCCTCAAATAGAGTCTGATGTTTATCAGCCCATCTGAATGCAGCTCTTGACGTCACCTTAAAGTCTGTTCATTATCTGTGAAGAAGTGTTGAGTATGTCACAGAATTCTTGCATGGCTCAACAGAAATGGGGAACAGCAAGTAAGCCCAAGAAGATGATAGTTCCCCAGGCAAACATGTGATAATGGTGTAAGCCTGCTGCTGACCCTCTCAGTATCAATCCACTAGTTTACCAACAGTGCTATATAGACTCTCTAGAGAATAAACTGGGCAAGAGTTTGTAaaagaattcatttcttttattaatatttagttAAGGCATTTCAATACAAAGCATTTCACAACTCACCATATGACAAAGATCATGTACAATAGAATTTGTTAGGAGCAAACATGCAAAAGAATTCatattaataatactaataataagtGAAAATAATCCTAACAGTGAAAACAAACTATTAAACATAATATGAAATATTATCtgttaattatattttagaaGTTGTTgaagaaaaatgaagaaaaattcataataaaaaaagaaagaaaagaaagaaaaataaccctaaaagtaaaaaaaaaaaaaaaaaaaagtaaaaaattgtaAGTTAGAATTTAGGTGTtgtttttactctctctctctctctctctctctctctctctcatatatatatatatatatatatatatatatatatatatatatatatatatatatatatatatatataaacttcttatatatatatataagaagagTAAatggaatttatataaaaataatatgaataatggTAAAAACCTaccaataaggttccattcattaacattagttaatggatttgggatcatgaaaaaacaattaacaaaatacttttacagtatttattaatctttgttaatgttagctaAAGTTagttagttcattgttagttcatgttagttcatatggcatttactaatgttaactaatacaacttttgatttttaaaatgtattatgttgaaatttacattaagatacattttacattttctaaaagtattgttcattgatagttcatgttcacaaatgctgttaacacattttaacaaatggaaccttactgtaaagtgttacctaaattatattatgattataaatataatactactaatattagcaataataataataataataataacaacaataataatggtCATTATATGCTAGCTGACTGCCAATTCATCTGaacaaaaatcattaaaaaatatccCAACGTATCAGCAAAAATAACGAGAGAGAAGCAAATCCAATCAGTTCACTAAAATTCAGGCCATACATGCACAAGTATTCAAATGAAATCAGTCTCTAACAGAATTAGAGACAGTATGTTACATATGGACAGCGTTCAAATTATGTGTTACAGATCTTGTGTCACTTCCTGTAATTCAGGTACACACATCCACTGCACTGTCTTTTTGAAGAAATTCAATCTTCATAGACGTTGGTAATTTTCTCTGCTGAGGATTGTAATTAATGGCTTATCGTACATTCCAAGCAACAAAAATAGATATATTTTCTTATAACATCATCTCAAGAAAGGGAAACGtacagatgcactgtatattattcAAAGAATGACTTCCTCATAGTAAAGTGCTCCCTTAAAATATTTCAGAGAAATTAATGCACATGAAAAATAGTAGACTTTAAACTCTACAGGTCTATgccatggggg
This DNA window, taken from Myxocyprinus asiaticus isolate MX2 ecotype Aquarium Trade chromosome 37, UBuf_Myxa_2, whole genome shotgun sequence, encodes the following:
- the LOC127428245 gene encoding bcl-2-like protein 15 — translated: MAPADIQQQTYAVIYCLLQNERDFDMIEHDGPEDENVFDPVTIASKLRELGDDYDEKVIQPLIKNVQKAAANQVVTAFADSVDSLCKTWVVERAEVASEKQLLKAAVTLGLVMKKNCPDMTKVIEVAMAGFVNNRLTNWIAEQGGWVSVSKKSTY